Proteins co-encoded in one Medicago truncatula cultivar Jemalong A17 chromosome 8, MtrunA17r5.0-ANR, whole genome shotgun sequence genomic window:
- the LOC11440896 gene encoding uncharacterized protein: MANNHQPSLRPWSRFASLRSVTEAKGRTPEPSSAQNVADPSLETSQSQQKNTSFILNNSNSNAAKSQPTTTEHIHIPNSKIENSNVNGNDSLQKVPNKNCSSDSEEYSGIRKITIGGENKGACMKIIQTRKKPNQLHKMENLKIKGYDDQSKKVRTISSPPMVGVYMNSNVQCVNNSLLLHASCTHHDPGVQLTLSKKPFGKGYIKW, from the coding sequence atggCTAATAACCATCAACCCTCACTTCGACCATGGTCGCGCTTTGCCTCATTGCGCTCTGTCACTGAGGCAAAGGGCAGAACACCTGAACCTTCTTCAGCACAAAATGTAGCTGATCCCTCTCTCGAAACATCCCAATCCCAACAAAAAAACACTTCCTTTATTCTCAACAATTCAAATTCGAATGCCGCAAAatctcaaccaacaacaacagaaCATATTCATATCCCAAACTCAAAAATCGAAAATTCTAATGTCAATGGAAATGATTCATTGCAAAAGGTTCCTAACAAAAATTGTTCTTCTGATTCTGAGGAGTACTCAGGTATAAGGAAGATAACAATTGGTGGTGAAAACAAAGGTGCTTGTATGAAAATAATCCAAACTAGGAAAAAACCAAATCAACTTCACAAAATGGAAAATTTAAAGATCAAAGGCTATGATGATCAAAGTAAGAAAGTAAGAACAATATCTTCACCACCAATGGTTGGTGTGTACATGAATAGCAATGTGCAGTGTGTGAATAATTCATTGTTATTACATGCTTCTTGTACCCACCATGATCCAGGGGTGCAACTTACACTTTCAAAGAAGCCATTTGGTAAAGGCTATATCAAGTGGTAG